The Mercurialis annua linkage group LG8, ddMerAnnu1.2, whole genome shotgun sequence genome window below encodes:
- the LOC126660550 gene encoding uncharacterized protein LOC126660550 — MKDQIGIFLVKKESNNPTFSFLLIFFIIKLSIQLIKKMAELTSGSLVKFLQEMHVDERERTQLQENNKSVLLQIRGIIPVLRKDDHLWPSQGFFLRVSDLSHAIYVSLPQEQDDLILCDKLQIGQFLYVEKLEAAYPVPMLKGISPISGRNPCLGNPKDLIPMQNLEKFLGISKLESVNEECDYDGIKTRTEMARSLSDSSPIRSNDHMIKEKQREKSLYVITTSCPDEGIVKTKAATDSEIFQKVRSWTKGLISIKEEDVIKDDKKQIEKDDNVKKKPIEKASISRSGSLNDSLGRRINSSIYKPPKIRNDSESYYKGLRKQKPRSYKDSDTESTISVTSTSSRFKRRSWNGKEAARIVEISDKHVTVSSAKNDSSDDNSTKIIVPGVTTKSTVIPSKNSTPAVAKTDDEATDPRDTLSLINNQILTDTNVSWDLLPSSLVKLGQEVLIQRDIALLASVEALLDASASQRLLKCLSIYSDILSDKEDQHQASIERFLSLENNLEQTKLIFQSLVHGGDHSSTLQCVSEELRLALDRKQIAITCIKAALESDLNPTSSDLSRICNAPKAPTNTSHGNIPKGPLILRKQRSSTELDSELENHQDWIKGKSLPKSIELANSLDNESRIWFLNYIEEYLDLVSSKNYLSESDNGQLPETMYKIKKISDWLDMTCKDKSKLQESELDSCGRVRNKIYEILMKHVERTTMNVISES, encoded by the exons atgaaggatcaaattgGCATTTTTCTagtgaaaaaag AATCAAACAACCcaacattttcatttttattaatttttttcataatcaaattatcaatccaactaataaaaaaaatggcagAATTAACTTCAGGGTCTCTAGTAAAATTTCTTCAAGAAATGCATGTAGATGAGAGAGAAAGGACCCAAttgcaagaaaataataaatcagtATTATTACAAATTAGAGGCATAATTCCAGTGCTAAGAAAAGATGATCATCTTTGGCCAAGTCAAGGTTTTTTCTTAAGAGTTTCAGATTTATCTCATGCAATTTATGTTTCTTTGCCTCAAGAACAAGATGATTTAATTTTGTGTGATAAATTGCAAATTGGGCAATTTTTATATGTGGAGAAATTAGAAGCTGCTTATCCTGTTCCTATGCTCAAAGGTATTAGCCCTATTTCTGGTAGAAATCCATGTCTTGGAAACCCTAAAGATCTTATTCCCATGCAAAATTTGGAGAAATTTCTTGGTATTTCGAAATTGGAATCCGTTAACGAAGAGTGTGATTACGATGGAATAAAAACTCGAACCGAAATGGCTCGATCTTTATCCGATTCGAGTCCAATTAGGTCAAATGATCATATGATTAAAGAGAAACAAAGGGAAAAGTCTCTTTACGTAATAACTACTTCATGTCCTGACGAGGGGATCGTTAAGACAAAAGCAGCAACGGATTCAGAAATTTTTCAAAAG GTTCGTTCATGGACAAAAGGATTGATCTcaataaaagaagaagatgTGATAAAAGATGACAAGAAGCAAATCGAAAAAGATGACAATGTGAAGAAGAAACCAATCGAAAAGGCGAGCATTTCGAGATCAGGAAGCTTGAATGATAGTCTAGGTAGAAGAATTAATTCATCAATTTATAAGCCTCCGAAGATCCGGAATGATTCCGAAAGTTACTACAAGGGGCTTCGGAAACAAAAACCGAGAAGTTACAAGGATAGTGATACGGAAAGTACAATCTCGGTTACTTCTACATCGTCAAGGTTCAAGAGAAGAAGCTGGAACGGAAAGGAAGCTGCAAGGATTGTCGAAATTTCGGACAAGCATGTTACT GTTTCTTCAGCTAAAAATGACAGCTCTGATGATAATTCAACAAAAATAATTGTCCCCGGCGTAACTACGAAATCAACCGTAATTCCGAGCAAGAATAGCACTCCGGCAGTAGCAAAAACAGACGACGAAGCTACGGATCCAAGAGATACTTTAAGTTTAATAAATAACCAAATCCTGACAGATACTAATGTATCATGGGATTTACTCCCTTCATCTTTGGTGAAGCTTGGCCAG GAAGTATTAATACAAAGAGACATTGCTTTGCTTGCTTCTGTTGAAGCTTTACTAGATGCTTCTGCTTCTCAGAGATTGCTCAAATGCCTAAG CATTTACTCGGACATTCTTTCGGACAAGGAGGATCAACACCAAGCATCAATTGAAAGATTTTTGAGTCTTGAAAATAACTTGGAACAgaccaaattaatttttcaatctCTTGTTCATGGGGGAGATCATTCAAGCACACTTCAATGTGTTAGTGAAGAACTAAGACTTGCATTGGACAGAAAGCAAATTGCAATTACATGTATCAAAGCAGCTTTGGAATCTGATCTAAACCCAACTTCTTCTGATCTTTCCAGAATCTGCAATGCACCGAAG GCACCAACTAATACAAGCCATGGAAATATACCAAAAGGTCCTTTAATTCTCAGGAAGCAAAGAAGCAGCACTGAATTGGATTCTGAATTGGAAAATCACCAAGATTGGATTAAAGGAAAATCTTTACCAAAATCAATAGAATTAGCAAATTCTTTAGATAATGAGAGTAGAATTTGGTTTTTGAATTATATTGAAGAATACTTAGATTTGGTTAGCAGcaaaaattatttatcagaaTCAGATAATGGCCAATTACCTGAAACAATGTATAAGATTAAGAAAATTAGTGATTGGTTAGATATGACATGCAAAGATAAATCTAAATTACAAGAATCGGAATTGGATTCTTGTGGGAGAGTTAGGAATAAAATATATGAGATATTAATGAAGCATGTGGAGAGAACTACTATGAATGTAATAAGTGAGTcttga
- the LOC126662343 gene encoding EPIDERMAL PATTERNING FACTOR-like protein 5: MEKRKSNVTLIISLCFIIISHCLLVHSRELAQYSHSPSPAPAMVIGKGRNGRAKGSYPAKCHLKCNQCKPCMPIEVSIRSMELQEKDYYYPQVWKCLCGDYIFSP; this comes from the exons ATGgagaaaagaaaatcaaatgtTACACTGATCATCAGCCTTTGCTTTATCATCATATCACATTGTTTGTTGGTTCATTCTCGTGAGCTAGCTCAGTACTCTCATTCGCCATCACCAGCTCCAGCA ATGGTAATTGGCAAAGGAAGAAATGGAAGGGCAAAAGGGTCATATCCTGCAAAATGCCATTTGAAGTGCAACCAATGCAAACCTTGCATGCCAATTGAAGTATCTATTAGATCAATGGAGTTGCAAGAGAAGGATTATTATTATCCTCAGGTGTGGAAATGTTTATGTGGAGATTATATTTTCTCTCCTTAA